Proteins co-encoded in one Zerene cesonia ecotype Mississippi chromosome 3, Zerene_cesonia_1.1, whole genome shotgun sequence genomic window:
- the LOC119838312 gene encoding phenylalanine--tRNA ligase beta subunit, which translates to MPTISVKRDSLFAALGRSYTDDEFQELCFEFGLELDEVTTEKQMLMKEQGDQAGAGVSEDVLYRIDIPANRYDLLCLEGLVNGLLVFQGKKAPPQYQIKKYEDSFSLHLTPTTAQIRPYAVAAVLRGITFTKESYDSFIDLQDKLHQNICRKRTLVAIGTHDLDTIKGPFVYDALPPNEIKFKALNQQKEMTANELMELYSSHAQLKQYLGIIRDSPVYPVIKDKNGVVLSMPPIINGDHSKITLNTKNVFIECTATDLTKAIVVLDTIVCMFSEYCTNMYEVQQCKVFAPDGTYELYPKLQFRDEIINVDKANNYIGIDEDGDKIAALLSRMCLTAKHENSVLTVRVPPTRHDVIHACDLYEDIAIAYGYNNIPRRPSHVVCAGGQQPVNKLTEQLRAECANAGYTEALTFTLCSREDVATKLGRSIEEVPAVHISNPKTLEFQVVRTLLLPGLLKTLAANKKMPLPMKIFEISDVVVKDDKAETGARNERRICAVYSGRAGGFQFVHGLLDRLLALLAIPWRTAYSLRPAEDPAYFPGRCAEVMLHGDAIGKIGVIHPNVLAAFELTNPCSAVEINIEPFV; encoded by the exons ATGCCCACTATATCCGTAAAACGAGATTCTTTATTTGCTGCACTTGGTAGATCATACA CCGATGACGAATTCCAAGAATTATGCTTTGAATTCGGCTTGGAACTCGATGAAGTG ACCacagaaaaacaaatgttGATGAAAGAACAAGGAGACCAGGCTGGGGCTGGAGTATCGGAAGATGTTTTATATCGGATAGATATTCCTGCAAATAGATATGATTTACTGTGTCTGGAAGGATTAGTTAATGGACTTCTAGTATTTCAGGGAAA AAAGGCACCACCACAATatcaaattaagaaatatgaaGACTCTTTCTCGCTACACCTAACACCTACCACTGCACAGATAAGGCCATATGCTGTGGCTGCTGTATTAAGAGGTATCACCTTCACTAAGGAAAGTTATGATAGCTTCATTGACCTACAG GATAAGTTACACCAAAACATTTGTAGAAAGAGAACTTTAGTGGCAATAGGAACCCATGACTTGGATACTATTAAGGGTCCATTTGTGTATGATGCACTGCCTcctaatgaaattaaatttaaagcacTCAACCAGCAGAAAGAAATGACAGCAAATGAGTTAATGGAATTATATTCT AGTCATGCTCAGTTAAAACAATACCTTGGTATCATTAGAGACAGTCCTGTGTATCCTGTAATTAAAGACAAGAATGGTGTAGTACTTTCTATGCCTCCCATTATTAATGGAGATCAttctaaaataactttaaacacTAAAAATGTGTTCATTGAATGTACGGCTACAGATCTCACAAAG gCAATCGTGGTACTAGATacaattgtatgtatgttctCCGAGTACTGCACCAATATGTATGAAGTACAGCAATGTAAGGTTTTCGCCCCTGATGGCACTTATGAACTCTATCCCAAACTGCAGTTCAGAGATGAAATTATCAATGTGGACAaggcaaataattatattggaaTTGA CGAAGATGGTGATAAAATAGCTGCTCTCTTATCTCGTATGTGCTTAACGGCAAAGCATGAAAACTCAGTGTTGACAGTTCGCGTGCCCCCCACCCGGCATGACGTCATACACGCCTGTGATCTTTATGAAGACATTGCTATTGCTTATGG GTATAACAATATACCTCGTAGACCATCACATGTAGTATGTGCTGGCGGACAGCAGCCTGTGAACAAACTGACGGAACAACTGCGGGCCGAGTGTGCTAATGCGGGTTATACGGAAGCACTCACTTTTACTCtt TGTTCACGAGAGGATGTAGCAACCAAACTTGGTAGAAGTATAGAGGAAGTACCCGCAGTGCATATTTCGAACCCTAAAACTTTAGAGTTCCAAGTAGTCAGGACATTGCTTTTACCAGGACTACTGAAAACCTTAGCTGCTAATAAGAAAATGCCACTGCCAATGAAGATATTCGAGATCAGTGATGTTGTAGTGAAGGATGATAAAGCTG AGACGGGCGCGCGCAACGAGCGGCGCATATGCGCGGTGTACAGCGGGCGCGCGGGCGGCTTCCAGTTCGTGCACGGGCTGCTCGACCGCCTGCTGGCCTTGCTGGCCATACCGTGGCGCACTGCCTACTCTCTCAGACCCGCAGAAG